Below is a window of Rhodothermus sp. DNA.
GCATTTCGCTGGGTGTGTTTCAGGGACCTGATGTGCTGCCCGAAGGAAACGCTGAGGTAGGTGTGGGACTGGTAGGAGGTGGTGGTCTGGGCATGTTCGAACTATACGGTCGAATGGGGGTTGCGCCCCGATTAGAGTTGGGAGCACGTACGACGGGATTTCTGTCAGTGGGGGCCGTCATGGCAGAAGGAAAGTACCAGCTGCTTACCACGCAACCCCTTGTAGCTGCAGGGATGGGTATTTCTTACTCTACCTTCGAATTCGATGGTCAGTCATTTTCTACTATTGGGCTTTATCCGGCAATCTGGATTGGCTCGTCGAGATTGTTTGCGAGTGCTCGAATGATTGTCGTGGCCATTGGTGCTGAGAACACAGACGAGGTAGGTACAGGATCGCTGGCAGGGTTTACCATCGGAGCCCGGTTGGGCCGTCGAGTAAACCTTCGACCAGAGCTTACGCTTTATACCCCACTGTATGAAGGCGGCGCTCCTGTTCTGGTGGGTGGGCTGGGACTTTCCTTCCGTTTGGGCAGATAGACCGTGGAGGTTGTAAGTCCACTGCTCTTGCCGGACGCGGCACCGCAGGTATTTGTGGTCTGCGGGGCGGCAACCAGTTTACCCGATGTGTTGCCTGAAGGCACCCGGCTGTGGGAGACACCAGAACAGGCAGCGGCAGCGTGTCTGGGGGAGCGGCTATGGGTGGTCTCAGTGCCCCCCGGTGGGGCCTTGCCCGACGGTGAAAGCTGGCGTCTTCGGCAGGCTCTCCCGGCATCGGCGGTTCTTAATAAAATGCCTTATCGGCTACCGATTACCGTGCCGGCGGCCGGTGGTGTTGTTGTGCGTGGCAAGGAGACGCCTGAGGTGTTGCTCATTCATCGGCGGGGGCACTGGGATCTGCCTAAAGGTAAGTGCGATCCGGCTGAGGCGCCTGAAGCCTGCGCACTTCGGGAGGTGAGCGAGGAACTGGGCGTCGCTCCCGAGACCCTGCGGATTCGGGTACCATTGGGGCGCACGGTGCATGCCTACCCCCTCGACCATCGCTATGCCGTCAAGCCTACCTGGTGGTTTCTCATGGAGACCACCGCCTCAACGTTCGTGCCGCAAGAAGCGGAAGCCATTCAGGAGGTCCGCTGGTTTCCCCTGGCGGAAGCCCTCCGTCAGGTAACCTATCCTACCCTCCAGGCGTTGCTGCAGCGCCTGCGCACTCGTTGCTGTTAGGAGAGAGCTCAGGGCTTCTGGGAGGCGGCTGCTTCCTGCTGTTTAGCTTCTTCCACCATGCGGGCCACATCGGCCAGCAGCTTTTTGGCATCGTAGATGATACCATCCTTGATCGTGTAGAGAATACCCCGGGTGCGTTCGACTTCGTTTTGTTCGTTGACCCGGATCCAGCCGGTGCCGTAGAGTACCTTGAGGTTTTCCAGAGGATTTTCGGCTACAATAATCAGATCAGCCAGCTTTCCGGGTGCTACCTGTCCAATTTCTGGATTGCCCAGGGCTTCGGCACCGTAGAGCGTGGCCGAGCGAATGACCTCCAGGGGATGAAAGCCAGCTTCCTGCAGCAACTCCAACTCCCGAATGTATCCAAAGCCGTAGAGTTTGAAGATAAAGCCCGAGTCCGATCCGGTCACCACCCGCCCACCGCGGTTTTTGTATTCGTTAAGCCACTGCATCCATCGCTGATAGTTGCGCTTCCAGGCGATTTCATCGGCCGTCGTCCAGTAGAACCAGTAGGATCCGTGGGCTTTCCGGTTGGGTTGGAAGAACTTCCAGAGAGCGGGGAGTGTGTAGCGGTCGTGCCATTCGGCGCGCATGGCCCGCATCAGATCGCGGCTGGCTTCATAGATGGTGAGCGTGGGGCAGAAGGTGAAATCCAGCTGGAGAAACTCCTCCATAACCGCTTCCCATTTCGGACTGCCGGGCGGGGCCGCCTGAAGCCAGAGCCGGCCAGCCTGTCCGAAGCGATGTTGTTCGTTCTGATAGTTATAGTCCACGGGAAAGTCCTGCACGGTACGATCGACAAACAGCGCTTCGGGTAGACCATACCAGTGCTCCAGCGTGGTAAGGCCCAACCGCGCGGCCTCCAGCGCATTCATGCGGGCTACGCCCATCTGGTCGAGGTGGGCGGCCGTACCCAGGCCCAACTTACGGGCTTCGTCGATAGTGGCCGCCATGATCTCAGGGGGCAGAGCCGGCAGTTTGAGGCCATCCGCTCCCTGCTGGGCTACCTGGCGTACCCAGGCTCGAGCCGCTTCGGGGGTGATCAGGGGTTCTTTGGCACCCTGCCCGAAACGGACGTAGGCATAGATCCGAGGAGCTACAATGCGGTTTTCGGCGCTACGCCGCTTGTGCGCCAGCGTCCACTCCAGGCCATTGCCGGAGCCCGGATCGCGAATTGTCGTGATGCCATGGGCCATCCAGAGTTTGAAGACATATTCGGCAGGCGTACCCTGGGCCACCCCCCCGATGTGGGCGTGCATATCGACAAAGCCCGGCAGCACATACATGCCGTGGGCGTCCAACTCATAGGTAGCGTCTTTCGGGCGCCGTGCTTCCTCGATAGGGACGCCCGGATAGCCCACGCGCACGATCTCTTTGATCCGGTTCTTTTCGATGACAATGTCTACCGGACCAATCGGCGGAGCACCGGTGCCATCGATCAGGGTAGCGCCGCGGATGATCAGCCGATCAAAGGGACCAAGACCTTCATCCGGCCGACGGTCCGGAGCCGACGGGATAGACCGGGGCTGTGCCAGAGCGAGCAGCGGCGCGATTGTCAGCAGGCAGGCAAGCAGGCGTTTCATGGCATTTCCCCAGAGGAACGTTGATCGCAGGTCGCTACATGGTTAATGTTAATATCTTCTGCTGTCAAATGCTTGCCGTGCTAAGAAAGTTATGCGATTTTCCGGGACGTTGCTGGGCACGCTTTCACCAGAAACGTTTTTCACCACGTACTGGCAGAAGCGGCCGCTTTTGATCCGACAGGCGCTACCGGGTTTTCGGTCGCCCATCACGCCTGAGGAGCTGGCCGGGTTGGCCTGTGAAGAAGGCGTTACCGCCCGCCTGATCCTGGAGAAAGGAGGAGCCTATCCCTGGGAAGTACGCTACGGTCCTTTTGAGCCTGAAGACTTTGCCACATTGCCGCCAACCCACTGGACATTGCTGGTGCAGGAGGTCGATCGGTGGGTGCCGGCCGTGGCCGCCCTGCTCGAGACCGTGCGTTTCCTTCCGAACTGGCGCCTGGACGACATTATGGTCAGCTACGCTCCTGAGGGCGGAACGGTCGGCGCCCATATCGACAACTATGATGTATTCCTGGTACAGGCCTGGGGGCGCCGGCGCTGGCAGATCAACCATCAGCCTGTGGATCGCGAAGAACTGGTGCCGGGCCTGGACGTGCGTCTGCTGGCTCATTTTGAGCCTGATACCGAATGGATTGTGGAACCCGGTGATGTCCTTTACCTGCCGCCGCGCGTTCCGCATTACGGCGTTGCTCTGGAGGATTGCATGACGTTTTCAATCGGATTTCGGGCACCTGATCAGGCCGAGCTGCTCGAAGCGATGCCGCAGATGGCTGCCTGGCTGGATGAAAGCCGGCGGTACGCCGATCCTGACCGACGCCCTGCTACTGAACCTGGTGAGATTACAGCCGAGGTGATTGCGCAGATTCAGGCGTTGCTCCGAGAGCTGATTGACGATCGGGAACGGCTGGCACGATGGTTTGGCTGCATCATTACCGAACCCCGCCGAGGACTCCTTCCGGAACCGCCGGCACGCTCGATTTCTGCCAAGCAGCTACGTCGTCGCCTGCTACAGGGGGCATCTCTCAGACGAAATGCTATTCCGGAGCTGGCCTATGTGCGCCACGAAGGGGGATCGGCCACGCTGTTTGCTTCGGGCGAAGCCTACGAGCTATCTCCTGAACTGGCCGAGGTGGCGCCGTTACTGACCGGACGCCGTCCGCTGACGGCCGAGACGCTGCACCCCTGGCTCGACCGGGCCGACTTTCTGGAACTCCTGCAAACGCTCGTCCATTCCGGCATTCTGTCGTTGATACCAGCCCAAAAACGCTGATATGCCTGGACCCTGGAAGCGGCTGCGCCGCGAAGTACTGGCCGATTACAAAGTGTTCCGCATCTGGCGTGAACAGGTGCAACTGCC
It encodes the following:
- a CDS encoding NUDIX hydrolase, coding for MEVVSPLLLPDAAPQVFVVCGAATSLPDVLPEGTRLWETPEQAAAACLGERLWVVSVPPGGALPDGESWRLRQALPASAVLNKMPYRLPITVPAAGGVVVRGKETPEVLLIHRRGHWDLPKGKCDPAEAPEACALREVSEELGVAPETLRIRVPLGRTVHAYPLDHRYAVKPTWWFLMETTASTFVPQEAEAIQEVRWFPLAEALRQVTYPTLQALLQRLRTRCC
- a CDS encoding amidohydrolase family protein → MKRLLACLLTIAPLLALAQPRSIPSAPDRRPDEGLGPFDRLIIRGATLIDGTGAPPIGPVDIVIEKNRIKEIVRVGYPGVPIEEARRPKDATYELDAHGMYVLPGFVDMHAHIGGVAQGTPAEYVFKLWMAHGITTIRDPGSGNGLEWTLAHKRRSAENRIVAPRIYAYVRFGQGAKEPLITPEAARAWVRQVAQQGADGLKLPALPPEIMAATIDEARKLGLGTAAHLDQMGVARMNALEAARLGLTTLEHWYGLPEALFVDRTVQDFPVDYNYQNEQHRFGQAGRLWLQAAPPGSPKWEAVMEEFLQLDFTFCPTLTIYEASRDLMRAMRAEWHDRYTLPALWKFFQPNRKAHGSYWFYWTTADEIAWKRNYQRWMQWLNEYKNRGGRVVTGSDSGFIFKLYGFGYIRELELLQEAGFHPLEVIRSATLYGAEALGNPEIGQVAPGKLADLIIVAENPLENLKVLYGTGWIRVNEQNEVERTRGILYTIKDGIIYDAKKLLADVARMVEEAKQQEAAASQKP
- a CDS encoding cupin domain-containing protein, with product MRFSGTLLGTLSPETFFTTYWQKRPLLIRQALPGFRSPITPEELAGLACEEGVTARLILEKGGAYPWEVRYGPFEPEDFATLPPTHWTLLVQEVDRWVPAVAALLETVRFLPNWRLDDIMVSYAPEGGTVGAHIDNYDVFLVQAWGRRRWQINHQPVDREELVPGLDVRLLAHFEPDTEWIVEPGDVLYLPPRVPHYGVALEDCMTFSIGFRAPDQAELLEAMPQMAAWLDESRRYADPDRRPATEPGEITAEVIAQIQALLRELIDDRERLARWFGCIITEPRRGLLPEPPARSISAKQLRRRLLQGASLRRNAIPELAYVRHEGGSATLFASGEAYELSPELAEVAPLLTGRRPLTAETLHPWLDRADFLELLQTLVHSGILSLIPAQKR